Proteins from a single region of Runella sp. SP2:
- the ilvN gene encoding acetolactate synthase small subunit — protein MTTYTICVFTENTFGLLNKITVIFTRRRINIESLTVSETERQGVSRYTITIKHDKREEVEKLVRQIRKVVEVLAVFGYLDDEIVYNEIALFKVATPIGGKPIDIETINKIYKAWVVYWGLDYVVIEKAGNESEILDFFRYIKSYGILEFVKSGRVAVGKTPAGLVEYLPEEVHWEYYV, from the coding sequence ATGACCACTTACACAATTTGCGTATTTACAGAAAATACCTTCGGGTTACTCAATAAGATTACTGTCATCTTTACCCGTCGCCGTATTAATATCGAGAGCCTTACCGTGTCCGAAACCGAACGCCAAGGCGTGTCGCGTTATACAATCACCATCAAACACGATAAACGCGAGGAAGTCGAAAAGCTTGTTCGTCAGATTCGGAAAGTCGTCGAAGTACTTGCCGTGTTTGGTTATTTAGATGATGAAATCGTTTACAACGAAATCGCCCTCTTTAAAGTCGCTACGCCCATCGGTGGCAAACCGATTGACATCGAAACCATCAACAAAATTTACAAGGCGTGGGTGGTGTACTGGGGACTTGACTATGTAGTGATTGAGAAAGCGGGCAATGAGAGCGAAATCTTGGATTTCTTCCGCTATATCAAATCGTATGGTATTTTAGAATTCGTAAAATCGGGTAGAGTAGCCGTCGGAAAAACTCCCGCTGGCTTAGTCGAATACCTACCCGAAGAAGTACATTGGGAGTATTATGTATAA
- the ilvC gene encoding ketol-acid reductoisomerase, which produces MAQINFGGTVEEVVTREEFPLEKAREVLANETIAVIGYGVQGPGQGLNMRDNGFNVIVGQRKGKTYDKAIADGWVPGETLFEIEEALEKGTIICFLLSDAAQIELWPTVKKYLTAGKSLYFSHGFGVTYNDQTGIVPPADVDVFLVAPKGSGTSLRRLFVEGKGLNSSFAVFQNASGEARTKCIAMGIGVGSGYLFETDFYREVTSDLTGERGTLMGAIQGIFAAQYEVLRENGHSPSEAFNETVEELTQSLMPLVAENGMDWMYANCSTTAQRGALDWWKPFKEATKPVFQQLYNSVKSGEQANISITRNSQPDYREKLEVELAELRDSEMWQAGAAVRSLRPERN; this is translated from the coding sequence ATGGCACAAATCAATTTCGGCGGGACCGTAGAAGAAGTAGTAACCCGCGAAGAATTTCCTTTAGAGAAAGCTCGTGAAGTATTGGCAAACGAAACTATCGCGGTAATCGGTTACGGTGTTCAGGGTCCAGGCCAAGGCCTTAACATGCGCGACAACGGCTTCAACGTCATCGTTGGTCAGCGTAAAGGCAAAACATACGACAAGGCAATCGCTGATGGTTGGGTACCAGGCGAAACACTTTTCGAAATCGAAGAAGCCTTAGAAAAAGGCACAATCATTTGTTTCTTGTTATCGGATGCAGCCCAAATCGAATTGTGGCCAACCGTTAAAAAATATTTGACTGCTGGTAAGTCGTTGTATTTCTCACACGGATTCGGGGTAACTTACAATGACCAAACAGGTATCGTTCCTCCAGCTGATGTGGACGTATTCTTGGTCGCTCCTAAAGGCTCAGGTACTTCACTTCGTCGTTTGTTCGTTGAAGGAAAAGGTCTTAACTCATCGTTTGCGGTGTTCCAAAATGCTTCTGGCGAAGCCCGTACGAAATGTATCGCAATGGGTATCGGCGTAGGTTCTGGTTATTTGTTTGAAACCGATTTCTACCGCGAAGTAACGTCTGATCTTACAGGTGAGCGTGGGACATTGATGGGTGCAATCCAAGGTATTTTCGCGGCTCAGTACGAAGTATTGCGCGAAAACGGCCACTCTCCATCAGAAGCTTTCAACGAAACAGTAGAAGAATTAACACAGTCGTTGATGCCATTGGTGGCTGAAAACGGAATGGACTGGATGTACGCTAACTGCTCAACTACGGCTCAACGTGGTGCGCTTGACTGGTGGAAGCCTTTCAAAGAAGCTACTAAGCCTGTGTTCCAACAGTTATACAACTCAGTAAAATCAGGCGAGCAAGCCAACATCTCTATCACTCGTAACTCACAACCAGACTACCGTGAGAAACTCGAAGTAGAATTGGCTGAGCTTCGCGATTCTGAAATGTGGCAAGCAGGTGCTGCCGTTCGCAGCTTGCGTCCTGAGCGCAACTAA
- a CDS encoding PIN domain-containing protein has translation MGTGYLIDTSGYSRYLDDRLSIENSEFMDSVLEDAPDMCFVVKIELRSFQGDVDREHTIADLVNSSRIIELTDDVIEKTIELRKKAKIKLPDAIIAATAIIHNLTLLSTNDSDFLKVPKLKYKSLNT, from the coding sequence ATGGGAACGGGATATTTAATTGATACGTCTGGTTATAGTCGTTATTTAGATGATAGGTTATCCATAGAAAACAGCGAATTCATGGATAGTGTATTGGAAGATGCGCCTGATATGTGTTTTGTTGTCAAAATAGAATTGCGTTCTTTTCAAGGTGATGTAGATAGGGAGCATACAATTGCTGATTTGGTTAATAGTTCTAGGATAATTGAACTCACTGATGATGTCATTGAAAAAACCATTGAGCTACGCAAAAAAGCCAAAATTAAACTCCCAGACGCCATCATTGCCGCCACAGCGATTATCCATAACTTGACTTTACTATCTACCAATGATAGTGATTTTTTGAAAGTGCCTAAATTGAAATACAAGTCATTGAACACATAA
- the ilvB gene encoding biosynthetic-type acetolactate synthase large subunit, protein MTMVAAQDAAALEEVQTPAQTEAPRILSGAQALMESLIAEGTEVIFGYPGGAIMPTYDALFDYTDRLDHILVRHEQGAGHAAQGYARTSGKPGVCLVTSGPGGTNLVTPIADAIIDCTPLVCIIGQVKSTLLGTDAFQETDIIGVTTPVCKWNYQITNADEVPAIIAKAFYIAKSGKPGPVVIDFTRDAQVSLMSKSYEYKKVETLASYKPRVIPKDEHLERAAQLINNAKKPYILFGQGVLISGAQEELKAFAEKTDIPCASTLLGLSAMPIDHPNYVGWLGMHGNYGPNVLTTQADVVIAIGMRFDDRVTGDATTYIRQAKVIHIEIDPAEIDKIIKADAPVVGDAKETLKRLLPLVKTNNHATWRNEFKKYDLIEDQKITQRELNADGQIKMAEVVNMLSEKTKGEACVIADVGQHQMIAARYYKFKNPRSYIASGGLGTMGFAIPAAFGAKKGAPEREVVAFIGDGCFQMTIQELGTIAQSGLPVKLIILNNNYLGMVRQWQQLFFKKRYSFVELQNPDFVTIAKGFGIAGHTCSDRENLGESLDRLLQSDKPYLLEVIVEKEENVFPMVPAGAAVADIRLD, encoded by the coding sequence ATGACTATGGTAGCTGCGCAAGATGCCGCTGCCCTCGAAGAAGTACAAACACCAGCACAGACTGAAGCTCCACGTATTCTGTCGGGAGCGCAAGCCCTCATGGAGTCGCTTATTGCCGAAGGGACAGAGGTGATTTTTGGCTACCCAGGGGGAGCTATCATGCCTACCTACGACGCCCTTTTTGACTACACCGACCGCCTTGACCACATCTTGGTGCGTCACGAGCAAGGAGCAGGTCATGCAGCACAGGGCTATGCTCGTACCAGTGGCAAGCCTGGGGTCTGCTTGGTAACGTCTGGCCCTGGAGGTACCAATTTAGTGACCCCTATCGCCGATGCCATCATCGACTGCACACCGTTGGTCTGCATTATCGGACAAGTAAAGTCAACGCTGTTAGGTACCGACGCATTTCAAGAAACAGATATTATTGGCGTAACTACTCCCGTCTGCAAGTGGAACTATCAAATCACGAATGCCGACGAAGTGCCTGCCATCATCGCCAAAGCTTTTTATATCGCTAAATCAGGAAAACCAGGCCCAGTGGTAATCGACTTTACTCGGGATGCTCAAGTGAGTTTAATGAGTAAGTCGTATGAATACAAAAAAGTGGAAACACTTGCCAGTTATAAACCACGTGTCATCCCTAAAGATGAACACCTTGAAAGAGCGGCTCAACTTATCAATAACGCTAAGAAGCCATACATTTTATTTGGACAGGGGGTATTGATTTCTGGTGCGCAAGAAGAATTAAAAGCCTTCGCCGAAAAAACAGATATTCCATGTGCTAGTACGCTTTTAGGACTTTCTGCGATGCCAATAGACCATCCTAACTACGTGGGTTGGCTCGGAATGCACGGCAACTACGGCCCTAACGTCTTAACGACCCAAGCCGACGTGGTGATTGCCATCGGAATGCGTTTTGACGACCGCGTAACGGGCGACGCGACCACATACATTCGCCAAGCCAAAGTTATTCACATTGAAATTGACCCCGCTGAAATTGATAAAATCATCAAGGCCGACGCGCCTGTAGTAGGTGATGCCAAAGAAACCCTGAAGCGTCTTTTACCACTGGTCAAAACAAACAACCACGCCACTTGGAGAAATGAGTTCAAAAAATACGACCTCATTGAAGACCAAAAAATCACCCAACGCGAATTGAATGCCGATGGCCAAATCAAAATGGCGGAGGTAGTGAACATGCTCTCTGAAAAAACAAAAGGAGAAGCCTGTGTGATTGCTGACGTGGGTCAACACCAAATGATTGCGGCGCGTTATTACAAATTTAAAAACCCTCGCTCATACATCGCCTCGGGCGGTCTCGGCACCATGGGCTTTGCCATTCCTGCCGCTTTTGGCGCTAAAAAAGGCGCTCCCGAGCGTGAAGTGGTAGCATTTATCGGTGACGGTTGTTTTCAAATGACCATCCAAGAATTGGGCACGATTGCCCAAAGTGGACTACCAGTCAAACTTATCATCCTCAACAACAACTACTTGGGAATGGTACGCCAGTGGCAGCAATTGTTTTTCAAAAAACGTTATTCGTTTGTAGAACTTCAAAACCCCGATTTTGTCACCATTGCCAAAGGTTTTGGAATTGCTGGACATACCTGTTCCGACCGCGAGAATTTGGGCGAATCGCTCGACCGCCTTCTCCAGTCAGACAAACCTTACCTGTTGGAAGTAATAGTTGAAAAAGAAGAAAACGTTTTCCCAATGGTACCTGCGGGTGCGGCCGTTGCCGATATTCGCTTAGACTAA
- a CDS encoding class I SAM-dependent methyltransferase: MNQAYYKEYYHIERKHWWFLVRNQIIMNHLRGQLSNNRPLKVLNIGVATGRTSELLTEFGSVKSVEYDQACFEFTKAAVPSLDIIQGSILELPFEDQSYDLVCALDVIEHVEEHQLAVQEMQRVCKPNGFVCVTVPAFNFLWNQHDDVNHHVRRYTRPLLERLFQSTGKITFSSYFNFWLFFPIAGFRLLSRLLPLHHRKVEEAGSDFTVMNGSLFQKVFYGIFNSENIFIKNGIQLPAGVSLLLSWQKK; the protein is encoded by the coding sequence ATGAATCAGGCGTACTACAAAGAATATTATCACATTGAACGCAAGCACTGGTGGTTTTTGGTTCGTAACCAAATCATTATGAACCACCTGCGTGGTCAACTTAGCAATAACCGACCTCTCAAAGTGCTTAACATTGGAGTTGCCACAGGACGTACCTCAGAACTACTTACCGAGTTTGGCTCGGTCAAGTCAGTAGAATACGACCAAGCGTGTTTTGAGTTTACCAAAGCAGCAGTACCATCACTCGACATCATCCAAGGTTCGATTCTTGAACTTCCTTTTGAAGATCAATCGTACGACCTAGTATGTGCGCTCGATGTCATTGAGCACGTCGAAGAGCATCAGTTGGCGGTACAAGAAATGCAGCGAGTTTGTAAACCAAACGGTTTTGTCTGTGTCACTGTTCCTGCGTTTAATTTTTTATGGAACCAGCACGACGACGTAAATCACCACGTTCGGCGATATACTCGGCCGCTGTTAGAGCGTCTGTTTCAATCCACAGGCAAAATCACTTTCAGTAGCTATTTTAATTTTTGGTTGTTTTTTCCCATTGCGGGATTTAGGTTGTTGTCGCGGTTATTGCCGCTTCACCATCGCAAAGTCGAAGAAGCAGGTTCTGACTTTACGGTCATGAACGGTTCGCTTTTTCAAAAAGTATTTTACGGTATTTTCAACAGTGAAAATATCTTTATTAAGAATGGCATTCAACTACCTGCAGGGGTGTCGTTGTTGCTTAGTTGGCAAAAGAAATAA
- the pyk gene encoding pyruvate kinase: MIDKKAKIVATVGPASETSEMLQALVQAGVNVFRLNFSHGTHADHQERINRIRENNAKYGFSVGILQDLQGPKIRIGNVEHKDGVKITAGQKLVFTNEEIIGTSERVSTPYKGMYRDVRMGERILMDDGKLEVKVVGIEGTDVVTEVIYDGILKSKKGVNLPNTKVSMPSVTEKDYEDLEFGLQNDVEWIALSFVRYASDIQEVKDYIKSKGKNCRVVAKIEKPEAIDNIDEIIAITDAIMVARGDLGVELPAEEVPMIQKMIVEKCNRAAKPVIVATQMLESMIDAPRPTRAEINDIANSVLDGADAVMLSAETASGKYPVEAVTSMAQTIKRVEETEAAKDAKETKIYFKHHAAVNDHSSPNVLNDNVVMSACRLARDTQAKAIIGVTRSGYTAFRLSHHRPEANLYVFTSNQRLIDTLSLYWGVKAIYYDREGLSSDDLIEDIKKVLVEKGELKSGDIFVNTLSMPVTKHRKTNAVKLSIVE, encoded by the coding sequence ATGATTGACAAAAAAGCTAAAATTGTTGCTACCGTAGGTCCTGCTTCCGAAACGTCTGAAATGCTCCAAGCATTAGTACAAGCAGGAGTAAACGTATTTCGTCTCAATTTCTCTCACGGCACTCATGCCGACCACCAGGAACGTATCAACCGCATTCGTGAAAACAATGCAAAGTATGGTTTCAGCGTCGGAATTTTACAAGATTTGCAAGGCCCTAAAATTCGCATCGGTAACGTAGAACACAAAGATGGTGTGAAAATTACGGCAGGACAAAAATTAGTTTTTACCAACGAAGAAATCATCGGCACTTCTGAGCGCGTGAGTACACCTTACAAAGGTATGTACCGCGACGTGCGCATGGGTGAACGGATTTTGATGGACGACGGAAAACTCGAAGTAAAAGTAGTTGGTATTGAAGGCACCGACGTGGTGACCGAAGTTATTTACGACGGTATTTTAAAATCGAAAAAAGGCGTAAACCTTCCTAATACTAAGGTTTCGATGCCATCGGTAACTGAAAAAGACTACGAGGACTTAGAATTTGGTCTTCAAAACGACGTAGAATGGATTGCACTTTCATTTGTACGCTATGCTTCTGATATTCAAGAAGTAAAAGACTATATCAAGTCGAAAGGTAAAAATTGTCGCGTAGTGGCTAAAATCGAAAAGCCAGAAGCGATTGATAATATCGACGAAATCATCGCTATTACAGATGCTATCATGGTAGCTCGCGGCGACTTGGGGGTTGAGCTTCCTGCCGAAGAAGTGCCTATGATTCAGAAGATGATTGTAGAGAAATGTAACCGTGCCGCTAAGCCTGTCATCGTGGCTACCCAGATGTTGGAAAGTATGATTGACGCCCCACGCCCGACGCGCGCCGAAATCAACGACATTGCCAACTCCGTACTCGACGGCGCCGACGCCGTGATGTTAAGTGCTGAAACTGCCTCTGGAAAATATCCAGTAGAAGCCGTAACAAGCATGGCTCAGACCATCAAGAGAGTGGAAGAAACCGAAGCAGCGAAAGATGCCAAGGAAACCAAAATCTATTTCAAGCACCATGCGGCAGTTAATGACCATAGCAGCCCTAATGTCTTAAACGATAACGTCGTAATGAGTGCTTGCCGTTTGGCACGTGATACCCAAGCAAAAGCAATCATTGGCGTAACTCGTTCGGGTTATACTGCATTTCGTCTGTCGCACCACCGCCCCGAGGCTAATTTGTACGTCTTTACTTCAAACCAACGATTGATTGACACGCTTTCGTTGTATTGGGGAGTAAAGGCTATTTATTATGACCGCGAGGGTCTTTCAAGCGACGACCTCATCGAAGACATCAAAAAAGTATTGGTTGAAAAAGGTGAACTTAAATCAGGTGATATTTTTGTAAATACCTTGAGTATGCCAGTAACGAAGCACCGCAAAACAAATGCAGTGAAGCTAAGTATTGTTGAATAA
- the ilvD gene encoding dihydroxy-acid dehydratase: protein MSEQLNKFSRTLTQEVTNPAAKAMLYGVGLTQEDMQKAQIGIASTGYEGNTCNMHLNGLSVHVKKGIQENGMVGLIFHTIGVSDGMTNGNAGMSYSLPSRDLIADSIENVVGAQWYDGVIAVVGCDKNMPGAMMALARLNRPGMLVYGGTIRTGEYKGQKLDIISAFEALGKKFAGTISDEDYEGVIQNAIPGAGACGGMYTANTMASSMEAMGLTLPNSSTYPATHEGKKAECIAIGAAMKQLLEKNICPRDIMTRKAFENALTVVMALGGSTNAVLHYLAIARAAEVEFTLKDIQDISDRTPLIADLKPSGKYYMEDVLAIGGVPAIMKYLLQKGLLHGDCLTVTGKTIAENLEDVPELSFDSQKIIFPLETPLKPTGHLQILYGNLATGGAVAKITGKEGERFEGIAKVCEREEEVIEFISKGEVKAGHVLVIRNEGPKGGPGMPEMLKPTSAVMGAGLGDKIAMITDGRFSGGTHGFVVGHVTPEAYLGGNIALVQDGDKITIDAVNNVLQLHVSDEELAERRKLWKQPEPPFTRGTLGKYVRNVKSASEGCVTDEA from the coding sequence ATGTCAGAGCAACTAAACAAATTCAGCCGCACACTCACCCAAGAAGTGACCAACCCCGCCGCTAAAGCCATGCTTTACGGAGTAGGTTTAACCCAAGAAGACATGCAAAAAGCCCAAATCGGGATTGCAAGTACGGGTTATGAAGGAAACACTTGTAACATGCACCTTAACGGACTGTCGGTGCACGTCAAAAAAGGAATTCAAGAAAACGGCATGGTGGGACTTATCTTCCACACCATAGGGGTCTCTGACGGAATGACCAACGGAAACGCTGGAATGAGCTACTCACTCCCCTCGCGTGACTTGATTGCGGACTCCATCGAAAACGTAGTAGGTGCCCAATGGTACGACGGCGTGATTGCGGTCGTAGGTTGCGACAAAAATATGCCAGGCGCCATGATGGCCTTGGCCCGCCTCAACCGCCCAGGAATGCTCGTTTACGGAGGAACCATCCGTACGGGTGAATATAAAGGCCAAAAATTAGACATCATCTCGGCGTTTGAAGCCCTTGGAAAGAAATTTGCGGGAACCATCTCGGACGAAGATTACGAAGGTGTGATTCAAAATGCGATTCCAGGCGCGGGAGCTTGCGGCGGTATGTACACAGCCAACACCATGGCGAGTTCGATGGAAGCTATGGGACTTACCCTCCCCAACTCTTCGACCTACCCTGCCACCCACGAAGGTAAAAAAGCCGAGTGTATTGCCATCGGCGCTGCCATGAAGCAATTGCTCGAAAAAAATATCTGCCCACGCGACATTATGACGCGTAAAGCGTTTGAAAATGCTCTTACGGTAGTAATGGCACTTGGTGGCTCCACCAACGCTGTATTGCACTATTTGGCCATTGCTCGCGCAGCCGAAGTGGAATTTACGTTGAAAGACATTCAAGATATTTCGGATCGTACGCCATTGATTGCTGACCTCAAGCCGTCAGGTAAATACTATATGGAAGATGTATTGGCGATTGGTGGTGTACCAGCCATCATGAAATACCTCCTCCAAAAAGGGCTTCTTCACGGCGATTGCTTGACCGTAACGGGCAAAACCATTGCCGAAAACTTAGAAGATGTTCCTGAGTTAAGCTTTGATAGTCAGAAGATTATCTTCCCTCTCGAAACACCACTTAAACCAACGGGTCACCTACAAATTTTGTACGGAAACCTCGCAACGGGCGGTGCCGTAGCAAAAATTACGGGCAAAGAAGGGGAGCGTTTTGAGGGAATTGCGAAAGTATGTGAGCGCGAAGAAGAAGTAATTGAATTCATTTCTAAAGGCGAAGTGAAGGCAGGCCACGTGCTTGTGATTCGCAACGAAGGCCCTAAAGGCGGACCAGGTATGCCCGAAATGTTGAAACCTACTTCGGCAGTAATGGGTGCTGGACTTGGTGATAAAATCGCGATGATTACCGACGGCCGCTTCTCGGGAGGAACCCACGGTTTCGTGGTAGGTCACGTCACGCCTGAAGCATACCTTGGCGGAAACATCGCTTTGGTACAAGACGGCGATAAAATTACGATTGATGCCGTCAACAACGTACTCCAATTGCACGTATCAGACGAAGAATTGGCAGAACGTCGTAAGCTTTGGAAACAACCAGAGCCTCCGTTTACCAGAGGAACATTAGGCAAGTACGTCCGCAACGTAAAATCAGCCAGCGAGGGTTGTGTAACGGACGAAGCGTAA
- the ilvA gene encoding threonine ammonia-lyase codes for MSLASDKHKSKNADFPTFDNILQAAERIRKVVKHTDLELNLNFSERYEANIYFKREDLQVVRSYKIRGAYNKMASLSAEALEKGVVCASAGNHAQGVAYACNKMQVRGTIFMPSTTPAQKVKQVKLFGKNQIEVVLHGDTYDDAYHAAKHFCEAHAATFIHPFDDVQVMEGQGTVGLEIFRDADFKIDYLLFAIGGGGLASGVTTVFKQLSPATKLIGVEPVGSPTMHTAIKEGQVVTLDNIDKFVDGAAVKRAGEHTFEVCRKNLDDILLIPEGKVCSTILQLYNEEAIVVEPAGALTVAALDQIKDEIKGKDVVLLIGGGNNDITRTEEIKERSLLYEGLKHYFIIRFPQRSGAFKEFLNHVLGPNDDIAHFEYSKKTARERGPALVGIELRNKEDFEPLLTRMKEHNIQFEYINNKPDLFEFLI; via the coding sequence ATGAGCCTCGCATCTGACAAACACAAGTCCAAAAACGCAGATTTCCCTACGTTTGACAACATATTACAAGCCGCCGAGCGCATCCGTAAAGTGGTAAAGCACACCGATTTGGAGTTAAATCTTAACTTTTCGGAGCGCTACGAAGCCAATATTTACTTCAAACGTGAAGATTTGCAAGTGGTGCGTTCGTACAAAATCAGGGGAGCGTACAACAAAATGGCCAGTTTGTCGGCCGAAGCCCTCGAAAAAGGAGTCGTATGCGCCAGCGCAGGAAATCACGCGCAAGGGGTCGCCTATGCTTGCAACAAAATGCAGGTTCGTGGCACTATTTTTATGCCCAGCACGACACCCGCTCAAAAGGTAAAACAGGTAAAACTATTTGGTAAAAATCAGATTGAAGTAGTCCTCCACGGCGATACGTACGACGACGCTTACCACGCGGCCAAGCATTTTTGCGAAGCCCACGCTGCTACGTTCATTCACCCGTTTGACGATGTACAGGTCATGGAAGGGCAAGGGACTGTGGGTTTGGAGATTTTCCGCGATGCCGATTTTAAAATTGATTACCTACTTTTTGCCATCGGCGGCGGCGGTTTGGCTTCAGGCGTTACCACCGTTTTTAAACAACTCAGCCCAGCCACCAAGCTCATTGGCGTAGAACCCGTAGGCTCTCCCACGATGCACACGGCCATCAAAGAAGGTCAAGTCGTCACGCTCGACAACATCGATAAGTTTGTGGACGGAGCCGCCGTAAAACGCGCAGGAGAGCATACGTTTGAAGTATGTCGGAAAAATTTGGACGATATTTTGCTCATTCCTGAAGGAAAGGTCTGTTCAACGATTTTGCAACTTTATAACGAAGAAGCCATCGTCGTTGAGCCAGCGGGTGCGCTTACCGTAGCCGCGCTTGACCAAATCAAAGATGAAATCAAAGGCAAAGACGTAGTGTTATTGATTGGCGGAGGCAACAACGACATCACCCGTACCGAAGAAATCAAGGAACGTTCGCTCCTCTACGAAGGACTAAAACACTACTTTATCATTCGCTTTCCGCAGCGTTCGGGGGCATTCAAGGAGTTTTTAAATCATGTACTTGGCCCCAACGACGACATTGCGCACTTTGAATATTCTAAAAAAACCGCCCGCGAACGCGGCCCTGCTTTGGTGGGGATTGAACTGAGAAACAAAGAAGATTTCGAGCCACTTTTGACCCGTATGAAAGAGCACAATATTCAGTTTGAGTACATCAACAATAAACCTGATTTGTTTGAGTTTTTGATTTAA
- a CDS encoding SemiSWEET transporter — protein MLETLGYIAGILTTVAFVPQVMQIYRTKSAKDVSLAMFLLFTVGVALWLAYGLMTHSFPVVAANTVTLMLSFVILYFKWKYSKTSNT, from the coding sequence ATGTTAGAGACATTAGGGTACATCGCAGGAATTTTGACGACGGTTGCCTTCGTTCCACAAGTGATGCAAATATATCGAACAAAATCGGCAAAGGACGTTTCTTTGGCCATGTTTTTACTTTTTACCGTGGGTGTAGCGCTTTGGTTGGCCTACGGATTGATGACACATTCGTTTCCAGTGGTGGCAGCCAATACCGTTACTTTGATGCTTTCCTTCGTGATTTTGTATTTCAAGTGGAAATACAGCAAAACCTCAAACACCTAG